The Tepidibacter aestuarii genome contains a region encoding:
- a CDS encoding S-layer homology domain-containing protein yields the protein MKNNKKVLSVALAGALAFGSMGAAFAAVPEDVKGTDYETAVERLAALDILKGYEDGTFRPDRTITRAEFATVVVRALGLESSAKASMGTTSFNDVASNHWASGYINIASGLKVVNGRGDGVFDPEAPVKYEEAVTMLVRALGYEPAAKAKGGYPNGYLVVAGQEDITDDVNGVIGLASERGIVAQLVDNSLEVPMMVQVGYGDEAKFVKSGTDGTDKETLLVDKLDVEYTEDVLTFTDSQKDDNKVSIGSKELEVMEGFNFEGLKDVNVKAYFNDDDILVSYEAQDDVYVDAVEINVDGDDVEVKLVGMDKTYNVADDTRMDLSGLTDGEEFEYAKVIIEDGKVVALDTIASFDGYILVEDVDGDVISGHEEELNLDDYTVMKDGVEISASDIKEGDVVFYNDSKDFAEVYTKTITGKVEDVLTDQFTIDGVEYNYEGAFYLDSDSEKSTTDLEDKVSDMEDKETTIYVNRQGEVVLVDVDEDAEETGTVVGLLDGKIKSYSNRGETYYGVDVINKDGKEVSYDAEFDEDLIAGDEDLDAISGLVELKIDVDGNLEEIVVLDSKDVANVDVDDNYAGGFKLDDSALVFNTEKYTDDAEDIKISAWGDVDFDEAIAATVYAEDGVVKYMVVQDADNDAEDVTTEKALVTEVKKVSGKDELRIKAYVGGEEKVFYTDTNEKLTIEDIDNDSATGLDMDDAKALVGKIVELDIDDETGKVVNESAIAVIDGTTLADGTVKVSKKEIVSGETTYRLISDAKVFEVDGTDVEVMSVSDIDFTDYTVTVIEDEAGTAFVKYVILTPASK from the coding sequence ATGAAGAACAATAAAAAAGTACTTTCTGTAGCATTAGCAGGAGCTTTAGCATTCGGATCAATGGGAGCGGCTTTTGCAGCAGTACCAGAAGATGTTAAGGGTACAGATTATGAAACAGCTGTAGAAAGATTAGCAGCACTTGATATATTAAAAGGATATGAAGATGGAACATTCAGACCAGATAGAACTATAACAAGAGCAGAATTTGCAACAGTTGTAGTAAGAGCGTTAGGACTTGAGAGTTCAGCGAAAGCTTCAATGGGAACTACAAGCTTTAACGATGTAGCTTCTAATCACTGGGCATCAGGATACATCAATATAGCATCAGGACTTAAGGTTGTAAATGGTAGAGGAGACGGAGTATTCGATCCAGAAGCACCAGTTAAGTATGAAGAAGCAGTAACTATGTTAGTAAGAGCATTAGGATATGAGCCAGCAGCAAAAGCTAAAGGTGGATACCCAAATGGATACTTAGTAGTAGCTGGACAAGAAGATATAACTGATGATGTAAACGGAGTTATAGGACTTGCAAGTGAAAGAGGAATAGTAGCTCAATTAGTAGATAACTCATTAGAAGTACCTATGATGGTTCAAGTAGGATACGGAGATGAAGCTAAATTTGTAAAGTCTGGAACTGATGGTACAGATAAAGAAACTTTATTAGTTGATAAATTAGATGTAGAGTACACTGAAGATGTATTAACTTTCACTGATTCTCAAAAAGATGATAACAAGGTATCTATAGGATCTAAAGAGTTAGAAGTAATGGAAGGATTCAACTTTGAAGGATTAAAAGATGTTAATGTTAAAGCATACTTCAATGATGATGATATATTAGTTTCATATGAAGCTCAAGATGATGTATATGTTGACGCTGTTGAAATAAATGTAGATGGTGACGATGTAGAAGTTAAATTAGTTGGAATGGATAAGACTTACAATGTAGCAGATGATACTCGTATGGATTTATCAGGACTTACTGATGGAGAAGAGTTTGAATATGCAAAAGTTATAATAGAAGATGGAAAGGTAGTAGCTCTTGATACAATAGCTTCATTTGATGGATATATCTTAGTAGAAGACGTTGATGGAGATGTTATATCTGGACATGAAGAAGAGCTAAACTTAGATGATTACACTGTAATGAAGGACGGAGTAGAAATATCAGCTTCTGATATTAAAGAAGGAGATGTAGTATTCTACAACGATTCTAAAGACTTCGCAGAAGTATACACTAAGACTATAACTGGTAAGGTTGAAGATGTATTAACTGATCAATTTACAATAGATGGAGTAGAGTACAACTACGAAGGAGCATTCTATTTAGATTCTGATTCAGAAAAATCAACTACAGATTTAGAAGATAAAGTTTCAGATATGGAAGATAAAGAAACTACTATCTATGTAAACAGACAAGGTGAAGTTGTACTTGTAGATGTTGATGAAGATGCAGAAGAAACAGGAACAGTAGTAGGATTATTAGATGGAAAGATTAAATCTTACTCAAACAGAGGAGAAACTTACTACGGAGTAGATGTAATCAACAAAGATGGTAAAGAAGTAAGCTACGATGCTGAGTTTGATGAAGATCTTATAGCTGGAGATGAAGACTTAGATGCTATATCAGGATTAGTAGAGCTTAAGATAGATGTAGATGGAAACTTAGAGGAAATAGTAGTATTAGATTCAAAAGATGTTGCTAATGTAGATGTTGATGATAACTATGCTGGTGGATTCAAATTAGATGATTCAGCTTTAGTATTCAACACAGAAAAATACACTGATGATGCAGAAGACATTAAGATAAGCGCTTGGGGAGATGTAGACTTTGATGAAGCGATAGCTGCTACAGTATACGCTGAAGATGGAGTAGTAAAATACATGGTAGTTCAAGATGCAGACAATGATGCAGAAGATGTTACTACAGAAAAAGCATTAGTAACAGAAGTTAAGAAAGTTTCAGGAAAAGACGAATTAAGAATCAAAGCTTATGTAGGTGGAGAAGAGAAAGTATTCTACACAGATACTAACGAGAAGTTAACTATAGAAGATATAGATAATGATTCAGCAACTGGACTTGATATGGACGATGCTAAAGCATTAGTAGGAAAGATAGTAGAGCTTGATATAGATGATGAGACTGGAAAAGTAGTTAATGAATCAGCAATAGCAGTAATAGATGGAACAACATTAGCTGATGGAACAGTTAAAGTATCTAAGAAAGAAATAGTATCAGGTGAAACAACTTACAGATTAATCTCAGATGCTAAGGTATTTGAAGTAGATGGAACAGATGTAGAAGTTATGTCAGTATCAGATATAGACTTCACTGATTACACAGTAACAGTAATAGAAGATGAAGCTGGAACAGCATTCGTTAAGTATGTAATATTAACTCCAGCATCTAAGTAA
- a CDS encoding S-layer homology domain-containing protein — translation MKNNKKIFTLILVLSLVFGSMGSTFAASEKYADRIDYEIVVQRLSALDILKGYEDGTFRPDRTITRAELAAVVVRALGLESSAKASIGNTNFNDVNSNHWASGYINIASALKVINGRGNGIFDPEAPVKYEEAVTMLVRTLGYEPAAQAKGGYPNGYLIVAEQEDITDGVNGTIGIANKRGTVSLLVDNSLEVPMMIQIGYGDQARFVKSGTYGTDVETLLTDKLDIEYNEGILSFADSQKDNNKVSVASKELEVREGFNFEGLKGVKVKAYFNDDSELVFYEVKDDVYVDAIEINSDGSGIEVKLVGMDKTYDIAYDTRMDLSGLTDGQEFEYAKVIIEDGKVVALYTINAFDGYILVEGVYGDVIYGHDEELKLDDYTVMKDGVEISASNIKEMDIVFFNYAESFADVYTKTITGKVEDILEDQFTIDGVEYNYEGAYYLDSNSEKSRVDLVNKVLDMEGKDTTIHINRQGDVILVDVDLEEMSTVVGFLKDGAVISYENRGKEYYAVDIVNKDGKEVSYDVEVGSDVVYGLDLVDPTTKKVYFDKDSNGSYDEGEEISGLVELKIDAYGELEEIVVLNPKEVSNVNVDDRYAGGYKLDDSALVFNIEKYTDNVDNIKISTWGSVDFDEAISAVVYAPDGVVKYMLVQDADKHTEDITTEKALVTEVKKVSGKNELRLKAYVGGVEKVFYTDTNEKLTIEDIDKDSAAGLDMDDAKGLVGKVVQLDIDDETGKVVNESPISVITGITLSDGTVKISKKEINSGGITYRLVSDAKVFEVDGTDIEVMSVSDIDFMGYKVTVIEDEAGTAFVKYVILTPSVK, via the coding sequence ATGAAAAATAATAAAAAAATATTTACGTTAATATTAGTGTTATCTTTAGTATTCGGATCAATGGGATCAACTTTTGCAGCATCAGAAAAATATGCTGATAGAATAGATTACGAAATAGTAGTACAGAGATTATCAGCGCTTGATATATTAAAAGGATATGAAGATGGAACATTTAGACCAGATAGAACTATAACAAGAGCAGAACTTGCAGCAGTTGTAGTAAGAGCATTAGGACTTGAGAGTTCAGCCAAAGCTTCGATAGGAAATACTAATTTTAATGATGTTAATTCTAATCATTGGGCATCAGGATACATCAATATAGCATCAGCACTTAAAGTTATAAATGGTAGAGGAAACGGAATATTCGATCCAGAAGCACCAGTTAAGTATGAAGAAGCGGTAACTATGTTGGTAAGAACATTAGGGTATGAGCCAGCAGCACAAGCTAAAGGAGGATATCCTAATGGATACTTAATAGTAGCTGAACAAGAAGATATAACTGATGGTGTTAATGGGACAATAGGGATTGCAAATAAAAGAGGAACGGTATCTTTATTAGTAGATAATTCATTAGAAGTGCCTATGATGATTCAAATAGGATACGGAGATCAAGCTAGATTTGTAAAGTCAGGAACTTATGGTACTGATGTAGAAACTTTATTAACTGATAAATTAGATATTGAGTATAATGAAGGTATATTGAGTTTCGCTGACTCTCAAAAGGATAATAATAAAGTATCTGTAGCATCTAAAGAATTAGAGGTAAGAGAAGGATTCAATTTCGAGGGATTAAAAGGCGTTAAAGTTAAGGCGTACTTCAATGATGACAGCGAATTAGTATTTTATGAAGTAAAAGATGATGTATATGTAGATGCGATTGAAATAAATTCAGATGGCAGCGGCATAGAGGTTAAATTAGTAGGAATGGATAAGACTTATGATATTGCATATGATACTCGTATGGATTTATCAGGACTTACTGATGGACAAGAATTTGAGTACGCAAAAGTTATAATAGAAGACGGAAAGGTGGTAGCTCTTTATACTATAAATGCGTTTGATGGATATATTTTAGTAGAAGGCGTTTATGGAGATGTTATATATGGTCATGATGAAGAGTTAAAGTTAGATGATTATACTGTAATGAAGGATGGAGTAGAAATATCAGCTTCTAACATTAAAGAAATGGATATAGTATTCTTTAATTATGCTGAAAGTTTTGCAGATGTCTACACTAAGACTATAACTGGCAAGGTTGAAGATATATTAGAAGACCAATTTACAATAGATGGAGTAGAGTACAACTATGAAGGAGCATACTATTTAGATTCTAATTCAGAAAAGTCAAGAGTAGATTTAGTTAATAAGGTTCTTGATATGGAAGGTAAGGATACTACTATTCATATAAATAGACAAGGTGATGTTATACTCGTAGATGTTGATTTAGAAGAAATGAGTACAGTGGTTGGATTTTTAAAAGATGGAGCCGTCATATCGTACGAGAACAGAGGAAAAGAATACTATGCAGTAGATATAGTGAACAAAGATGGAAAAGAAGTAAGTTATGATGTGGAAGTGGGTTCTGATGTTGTATATGGATTAGATTTGGTAGATCCTACAACTAAAAAAGTATACTTCGATAAAGATTCAAATGGATCTTATGATGAGGGAGAAGAAATATCAGGGTTAGTAGAGCTTAAGATAGATGCATATGGAGAATTAGAAGAAATAGTAGTATTAAATCCAAAAGAAGTTAGTAATGTAAATGTTGACGATAGATATGCTGGAGGATATAAATTAGATGATTCAGCTCTAGTATTCAACATAGAAAAATACACTGATAACGTAGATAATATTAAGATAAGCACTTGGGGCAGCGTAGACTTTGATGAGGCTATAAGTGCTGTAGTATACGCCCCAGATGGAGTGGTAAAATACATGTTAGTTCAGGATGCAGATAAGCATACTGAAGATATTACTACAGAAAAAGCATTAGTAACAGAAGTTAAGAAAGTATCAGGAAAAAATGAATTAAGGCTCAAGGCTTATGTAGGTGGAGTAGAGAAGGTATTCTACACAGATACTAACGAAAAGTTAACTATAGAAGATATAGATAAAGACTCAGCAGCTGGACTTGATATGGACGATGCTAAAGGATTGGTAGGAAAAGTAGTACAGCTTGATATAGATGATGAGACTGGAAAAGTAGTTAATGAATCACCTATATCAGTAATAACTGGAATAACATTATCAGATGGAACTGTCAAAATATCTAAAAAAGAAATAAATTCAGGTGGCATAACGTATAGATTAGTTTCAGATGCTAAGGTATTTGAAGTAGATGGAACAGATATAGAAGTTATGTCAGTATCAGATATAGACTTTATGGGTTACAAAGTAACAGTAATAGAAGATGAAGCTGGAACAGCATTCGTTAAGTATGTAATATTAACTCCATCAGTTAAGTAA
- a CDS encoding phospho-sugar mutase, with the protein MDYLEIYKEWINNPYFEDVKDELLSIKDNKEEIEDRFYKNLDFGTAGLRGIIGAGTNRMNKYTVRRATFALSNKIINEGNNSKNRGVVIAHDNRHKSREFCIEAAKTLAACGIKAYIFDDLRTTPELSFALRHLDAISGIVITASHNPPEYNGYKVYWEDGAQILPDVAKEIIGEVEKINDYSTIPSIDYDEAIDQKLIIELSDEVDTEFIEAVKKQSLRSDVIDKVSDDFKIVFTPLHGTGNIPVRRVLKEIGFKNVMVVKEQEMPDPNFSTVEYPNPEEKEALKLGLELAKKENANLVIGTDPDCDRVGIAVKHNGEYVCLSGNEVGALLTKYILDNLSKDNKLLDDSIIINTIVTSDLGEKIAKSYGVETLKTLTGFKFIGEKIKEFEQNKDKNFVLGYEESYGYLVGTHARDKDAVVASMLICEMAAYYYSKGLSLCDELEEIYKEYGYYKEGLKSITLKGKSGNDKIQNIIKFFRENSMDSIGNFNISEIKDYQDGIDNLPKSNVLKYILDDNFWFTIRPSGTEPKIKFYFSVNSNSEKDSNDKLNNLIEIIMEKIESI; encoded by the coding sequence ATGGATTACTTAGAAATATATAAAGAATGGATTAACAATCCTTATTTTGAAGATGTTAAAGATGAGCTTTTGAGTATAAAAGATAATAAAGAAGAGATAGAGGATAGATTTTATAAGAACCTAGACTTTGGAACAGCAGGTCTTAGAGGTATAATAGGTGCTGGAACTAATAGGATGAACAAATACACTGTAAGACGTGCTACTTTTGCACTTAGCAATAAGATAATCAATGAAGGGAATAATTCAAAGAATAGAGGTGTTGTAATAGCACATGATAATAGACATAAGTCTAGAGAGTTTTGTATAGAAGCTGCTAAAACTTTGGCAGCTTGTGGTATAAAGGCTTACATATTTGATGATTTAAGAACTACACCTGAACTTTCTTTTGCTCTTAGACATTTAGATGCTATATCTGGTATTGTTATAACTGCAAGTCATAATCCACCAGAATATAATGGATACAAGGTATATTGGGAAGATGGTGCTCAGATACTTCCTGATGTCGCAAAAGAGATAATAGGGGAGGTTGAAAAGATAAATGACTACAGTACTATACCTAGTATAGATTATGATGAAGCTATAGATCAAAAGCTTATAATAGAGTTATCAGATGAAGTAGATACAGAGTTTATAGAAGCTGTTAAGAAACAATCTTTGAGATCAGATGTTATAGATAAAGTTTCTGATGATTTTAAGATAGTATTTACACCTCTTCATGGAACAGGGAATATACCTGTGAGAAGAGTATTAAAAGAGATCGGGTTTAAGAATGTGATGGTTGTTAAAGAGCAGGAAATGCCAGACCCAAATTTTAGTACAGTTGAGTATCCAAATCCAGAGGAGAAAGAAGCTTTAAAACTTGGGTTAGAGCTTGCTAAAAAAGAAAATGCGAATCTAGTTATAGGAACAGATCCTGACTGCGATAGAGTGGGAATAGCTGTTAAACATAATGGTGAATATGTATGTCTTAGTGGAAATGAAGTTGGAGCATTACTTACTAAGTACATTTTAGATAATTTAAGTAAAGATAATAAGCTGCTTGATGACAGTATAATTATAAATACTATAGTTACATCTGACCTTGGAGAAAAGATTGCTAAATCTTATGGTGTAGAGACTTTAAAGACATTAACTGGATTTAAGTTTATTGGAGAGAAGATAAAGGAGTTTGAACAAAATAAAGATAAAAACTTCGTGTTAGGATATGAGGAAAGCTATGGATACTTAGTTGGAACTCATGCAAGAGATAAGGATGCAGTTGTAGCATCTATGCTTATATGTGAAATGGCAGCATATTATTATTCTAAAGGCTTGAGCTTATGTGATGAATTAGAAGAGATATACAAGGAATACGGATATTATAAAGAAGGATTAAAGTCTATAACTTTAAAAGGAAAGTCTGGAAATGATAAAATACAGAATATAATAAAGTTCTTTAGAGAGAATAGTATGGACAGTATAGGTAACTTTAATATATCTGAAATAAAAGATTATCAAGATGGAATAGACAATTTACCGAAGTCTAATGTACTAAAGTATATATTAGACGATAATTTTTGGTTTACAATAAGACCTTCTGGAACTGAGCCTAAGATCAAGTTCTATTTTTCTGTTAATTCAAATTCAGAAAAAGATTCAAATGATAAGTTAAATAATTTAATTGAAATTATAATGGAAAAAATAGAGAGTATTTAG
- a CDS encoding S-layer homology domain-containing protein yields the protein MKNNKKVLSVALAGALAFGSMGAAFAAVPEDVKGTDYETAVERLAALDILKGYEDGTFRPDRTITRAEFATVVVRALGLESSAKASMGTTSFNDVASNHWASGYINIASGLKVVNGRGDGVFDPEAPVKYEEAVTMLVRALGYEPAAKAKGGYPNGYLVVAGQEDITDDVNGVIGLASERGIVAQLVDNSLEVPMMVQVGYGDEAKFVKSGTDGTDKETLLVDKLDVEYTEDVLTFTDSQKDDNKVSIGSKELEVMEGFNFEGLKDVNVKAYFNDDDILVSYEAQDDVYVDAVEINVDGDDVEVKLVGMDKTYNVADDTRMDLSGLTDGEEFEYAKVIIEDGKVVALDTIASFDGYILVEDVDGDVISGHEEELNLDDYTVMKDGVEISASDIKEGDVVFYNDSKDFAEVYTKTITGKVEDVLTDQFTIDGVEYNYEGAFYLDSDSEKSTTDLEDKVSDMEDKETTIYVNRQGEVVLVDVDEDAEETGTVVGLLDGKIKSYSNRGETYYGVDVINKDGKEVSYDAEFDEDLIAGDEDLDAISGLVELKIDVDGNLEEIVVLDSKDVANVDVDDNYAGGFKLDDSALVFNTEKYTDDAEDIKISAWGDVDFDEAIAATVYAEDGVVKYMVVQDADNDAEDVTTEKALVTEVKKVSGKDELRIKAYVGGEEKVFYTDTNEKLTIEDIDNDSATGLDMDDAKALVGKIVELDIDDETGKVVNESAIAVIDGTTLADGTVKVSKKEIVSGETTYRLISDAKVFEVDGTDVEVMSVSDIDFTDYTVTVIEDEAGTAFVKYVILTPASK from the coding sequence ATGAAAAACAATAAAAAAGTACTTTCTGTAGCATTAGCAGGAGCTTTAGCATTCGGATCAATGGGAGCAGCTTTTGCAGCAGTTCCAGAAGATGTTAAAGGAACCGATTATGAAACAGCAGTAGAAAGATTAGCAGCACTTGATATATTAAAAGGATATGAAGATGGAACGTTCAGACCAGATAGAACTATAACAAGAGCAGAATTTGCAACAGTTGTAGTAAGAGCGTTAGGACTTGAGAGTTCAGCGAAAGCTTCAATGGGAACTACAAGCTTTAACGATGTAGCTTCTAACCATTGGGCATCAGGATACATCAATATAGCATCAGGACTTAAGGTTGTAAATGGTAGAGGAGACGGAGTATTCGATCCAGAAGCACCAGTTAAGTATGAAGAAGCAGTAACTATGTTAGTAAGAGCATTAGGATATGAGCCAGCAGCAAAAGCTAAAGGTGGATACCCAAATGGATACTTAGTAGTAGCTGGACAAGAAGATATAACTGATGATGTAAACGGAGTTATAGGACTTGCAAGTGAAAGAGGAATAGTAGCTCAATTAGTAGATAACTCATTAGAAGTACCTATGATGGTTCAAGTAGGATACGGAGATGAAGCTAAATTTGTAAAGTCTGGAACTGATGGTACAGATAAAGAAACTTTATTAGTTGATAAATTAGATGTAGAGTACACTGAAGATGTATTAACTTTCACTGATTCTCAAAAAGATGATAACAAGGTATCTATAGGATCTAAAGAGTTAGAAGTAATGGAAGGATTCAACTTTGAAGGATTAAAAGATGTTAATGTTAAAGCATACTTCAATGATGATGATATATTAGTTTCATATGAAGCTCAAGATGATGTATATGTTGACGCTGTTGAAATAAATGTAGATGGTGACGATGTAGAAGTTAAATTAGTTGGAATGGATAAGACTTACAATGTAGCAGATGATACTCGTATGGATTTATCAGGACTTACTGATGGAGAAGAGTTTGAATATGCAAAAGTTATAATAGAAGATGGAAAGGTAGTAGCTCTTGATACAATAGCTTCATTTGATGGATATATCTTAGTAGAAGACGTTGATGGAGATGTTATATCTGGACATGAAGAAGAGCTAAACTTAGATGATTACACTGTAATGAAGGACGGAGTAGAAATATCAGCTTCTGATATTAAAGAAGGAGATGTAGTATTCTACAACGATTCTAAAGACTTCGCAGAAGTATACACTAAGACTATAACTGGTAAGGTTGAAGATGTATTAACTGATCAATTTACAATAGATGGAGTAGAGTACAACTACGAAGGAGCATTCTATTTAGATTCTGATTCAGAAAAATCAACTACAGATTTAGAAGATAAAGTTTCAGATATGGAAGATAAAGAAACTACTATCTATGTAAACAGACAAGGTGAAGTTGTACTTGTAGATGTTGATGAAGATGCAGAAGAAACAGGAACAGTAGTAGGATTATTAGATGGAAAGATTAAATCTTACTCAAACAGAGGAGAAACTTACTACGGAGTAGATGTAATCAACAAAGATGGTAAAGAAGTAAGCTACGATGCTGAGTTTGATGAAGATCTTATAGCTGGAGATGAAGACTTAGATGCTATATCAGGATTAGTAGAGCTTAAGATAGATGTAGATGGAAACTTAGAGGAAATAGTAGTATTAGATTCAAAAGATGTTGCTAATGTAGATGTTGATGATAACTATGCTGGTGGATTCAAATTAGATGATTCAGCTTTAGTATTCAACACAGAAAAATACACTGATGATGCAGAAGACATTAAGATAAGCGCTTGGGGAGATGTAGACTTTGATGAAGCGATAGCTGCTACAGTATACGCTGAAGATGGAGTAGTAAAATACATGGTAGTTCAAGATGCAGACAATGATGCAGAAGATGTTACTACAGAAAAAGCATTAGTAACAGAAGTTAAGAAAGTTTCAGGAAAAGACGAATTAAGAATCAAAGCTTATGTAGGTGGAGAAGAGAAAGTATTCTACACAGATACTAACGAGAAGTTAACTATAGAAGATATAGATAATGATTCAGCAACTGGACTTGATATGGACGATGCTAAAGCATTAGTAGGAAAGATAGTAGAGCTTGATATAGATGATGAGACTGGAAAAGTAGTTAATGAATCAGCAATAGCAGTAATAGATGGAACAACATTAGCTGATGGAACAGTTAAAGTATCTAAGAAAGAAATAGTATCAGGTGAAACAACTTACAGATTAATCTCAGATGCTAAGGTATTTGAAGTAGATGGAACAGATGTAGAAGTTATGTCAGTATCAGATATAGACTTCACTGATTACACAGTAACAGTAATAGAAGATGAAGCTGGAACAGCATTCGTTAAGTATGTAATATTAACTCCAGCATCTAAGTAA